The DNA window AAGGAAATTACTGTCTTTAAGACCTGGAGAAACCGAAATAAATAACATagttttgtttaaagaaactTGATAATTTTACATAATGCAACAAACTTCCCTGGCCAGACAAtgattgcttttcttcttttgtgttacatattcaagttttaaaatatattttttatttgtatgtgtgcctgaGTTTATGTGCATCATGTCCTtgttgaggccagaagagagcattggatcccctagttCTGGAGTTGTGAATAATGTAGCAAGCTTATTTACTTCATCACAACTTTCACACCCTGCCTAGTGGTTACATATATTTGCAACATTGGAAACGCCAAAATTACTTGATGGACAGAGAAATACACAATAGGGAGAGATGTCTTTGACACTGCCCTTTCTGTTGGAGATgtttcttaagtttttttttgaATCAGGAAGAAAATCCCTTTCAATTTAGTAGAGCCAAATTTTCTTATTTGATTTTCAAGTCATTCATTtagtcttttaaatttattaagaTAAAGTATAATTAgcataattttcattaaatatcaacaaaaacgaaacaaataTATTGATATTTAAACCTGCTTGTTCATGGTTGTAATAAATACCTGAGATGTACCTCTAACTTCATGTTTTATTGTATCGATATAGAACACCTTTGCATTTCGCCTGTGCTAACGGATATACAAACATTGTCTCTCTCTTAATTGAGAATCAATGCAAAATTAAtgtccaggatagtgaaaacagaACCCCATTGATTAAGGTGTgttccattttccttctttttagtgGAGTGTGTTTAGGCATTTATCCTTGttaaattttattggtttttatgCTTTAAATTATAACAATAAACATTAATTCATGTATCTGAAACAGGAAGTCATCCACTCATTTACTCTTCTTCCACTAGCAGGCAGCAGAGTGTCAACAGGAGAGTTGTGCTACTCTTCTTCTACACCATGGTGCAGATCCAAATCTGGGAGATATTTATGGTAATACTGCTCTCCATTATGCTGTTTATGGCCAAAATATCTCATTAGCCAATAAATTGCTTGACTACAAAGCCAATCTTGAAGCCAAAAATAAGGTGAGCATCTGTGAGAGGACATAGGCATTTTAGAAAGCTACTGAATATTCACTGCAGATAATTCATAGAGCAGAAACATATACTTTAATATATGAGTTTGCCAAACTGAATTGAGAGCAGAATAGGTTATCAAAATCTGCTAATTTCCTTCTTGTAAAGTGTTTGCATTTCATTGTAGACCTTAACCCTGATGTGCAAAGAAACATATTTATCAGTGATAATTTTCAAATGGTCATACCAGATAAGAatgtttgagttctttataaattagtATTAACATAAAATAGTAAACCTCAtcttttaaagttgttttaacAACATAATCGCAAAAGAGTTGAATTAAAAATTAGTTATTATGCTAAAAATAGCCTAATTCTCCCTTTGAATTTTAGTGAATATAactgaaaaataattattaaaacagCATCTTGCTACTTCATTTCAATGATATTCTGTGTATATGATAGTCTTGGAAGTTATTAAATAAACCTGTATAGACATAATTGCATATACATTTGAGATAATGATATGCAAAACTTATATAAATGATATTCTTGACTTGATCACTTTATACCTATGGTTTGCGTTAAGCCTCGAATacaatttgtatttaaaaatgtaGCACCTGGACCTTAATTTGTTTAAGACTATTTAAAGTCACATAATTTTAGGGATTGAAaccctttaaaaattaaaatatgcattCAAGAGTTTCTTATGAACATACTTTTAAAAGTatacttaaaattaaaagcaCACACCTAACagttatttaaataattattttgaaataatatttacaGGATGGCTACACCCCGCTTTTACTTGCTGTTgctgaaaataatgaaaatatggtaaAATTCCTTCTGAAGAAAGGAGCCGATGTAAATGCATCAGATAAAAACCACAGGTATAGGTATAATTAGTGAAGCCAAATAGGATGTCACATAATTAGGATTTATTAATAAGAATatgtaaatatgaatatattcatttataGATCTGTGATATTTTAACCACATGGTGTGAGTTAGGGAAAATTACatatacttttcaaatgttatttttttttttttttattaacttgagtatttcttatatacatttcgagtgttattccctttcccggtttccgggcaaacatccccctcccccctccccttccttatgggtgttcccctcccaaccctccccacattgccgcactccccccatagactagttcactgggggttcagtcttagcaggacccagggcttccccttccactggtgctcttactaggatattcattcctacctatggggtcagagtccagggtcagtccatatagtctt is part of the Rattus norvegicus strain BN/NHsdMcwi chromosome 4, GRCr8, whole genome shotgun sequence genome and encodes:
- the Ankrd7 gene encoding ankyrin repeat domain-containing protein 7 isoform X3, which produces MKKLFPFREKRKTDDSHSHSSDLSISLASTMPSLSTGGGYHLRDKPLKKLHKAASVGNVQKLKDYLERKKYDVNGRDKRSRTPLHFACANGYTNIVSLLIENQCKINVQDSENRTPLIKAAECQQESCATLLLHHGADPNLGDIYGNTALHYAVYGQNISLANKLLDYKANLEAKNKDGYTPLLLAVAENNENMVKFLLKKGADVNASDKNHRYHQLIANNEKKKKTEQTAH
- the Ankrd7 gene encoding ankyrin repeat domain-containing protein 7 isoform X2 translates to MKKLFPFREKRKTDDSHSHSSDLSISLASTMPSLSTGGGYHLRDKPLKKLHKAASVGNVQKLKDYLERKKYDVNGRDKRSRTPLHFACANGYTNIVSLLIENQCKINVQDSENRTPLIKQAAECQQESCATLLLHHGADPNLGDIYGNTALHYAVYGQNISLANKLLDYKANLEAKNKDGYTPLLLAVAENNENMVKFLLKKGADVNASDKNHRYHQLIANNEKKKKTEQTAH